AAAGGTGCTATCTCAGTTTCAATATCAGCCCTTATCATATGAATAGACGGCGCACTTGCCCTAAGTTTTACTCCAAACCTGCTGCCATGTTTTACTATTTCAGGCTGTTCCAATGTCAGTTCACTAATTTGCGGTGTCACTATACCGTAGCCTTTTAGCTTTACATCATTAAGTGCATACTCAATTTTGTCATACTCTTTTTTCACCCTGGCCAAATCCTTCATAAGGCTTATTAATTTATGTTCACCGCTAATTTCAATTTCAGTCATTTCACTTAGCACCCGGTAAAAAAGCCCGTCTTCAACATTAATCTCTACTAAGGCATTTCCACTTCCTAAATTTATGTTGTCTACATAGGCTTTTTTAATAAACTCATACTCATCAAATTTTTCTACTGCCCCTTTTATCTCTCGTATTCTCTCAATTCCATCAAATACATCCCTTACGGCATTAATCATATCAACTTTAAGCCAGTACTCATCTTCTAAAGACTCTATCCATTTTGGAATGTTAATGCCAATTTCCCTGATAGGAAATTCAAGGAGTACACTCTCCATTATATTATTTAAATCCTCTATTTTAAGCTGTGCACAGTTTACTGCAACTACAGGAACTTGATATTTTTCCTCAAGTTCTTGTCTCAAACTTTCAGTTTCTACATCCCCCGGGCTTGTTGAATTTAAAAGAACTATAAAAGGCTTGTTTATTTCTTTTAATTCATTTATAACCCGTTCCTCTGCTTCAACATAATCTTCCCTCTCAATATCAGTTATACTTCCATCTGTTGTTACTACCAGTCCTATTGTAGAATGGTCATTTATAACTTTCTTTGTTCCAACTTCAGCAGCTTCAACAAATGGAACCTGATGGTCAAACCAAGGGGTGGAAACCATTCTTGGAGCATCATTTTCCATATGCCCTACCGCACCTTTTACCATATAACCCACACAGTCAACCAGTCTTACCTTAAATTTTATATTTTCATCAAGTACAATTTCCACTGCTTCATTTGGAACAAACTTTGGCTCAGTAGTCATTATTGTGCGTCCTGAAGCACTTTGGGGTAATTCATCCTTTGCTCTTCCCTTTGAATACTCATTTTCAATATTGGGTATTACCAACAAGTCCATAAATCTTTTAATAAATGTGGATTTTCCCGTCCTGACCGGTCCTACAACACCTATATATATGTCACCCTGTGTTCTTTCCGATATTTGCTGGTATATATTATACTTTTCCAACCCATAGAACCCCCTTACTTTTATTTTGGATCTAAAGTAATGTTATTTTCTACCTAAAACCTTTGCATTTTTTAAGAAATATCCAAAAAACAACTTAAGGTTTAAGTACTAGTACCTTTATCAATATAAATATATTGTGCATATCCATTTATTATTACAAAAAGGATAAAAAAAAAAGACAGATTTTCTCTGCCTTCTTTTAAATATCTCTTATTTACAACCAATATTATTTTTTATTAATTTAAAACATCTCATCTTTTTTATTTCTCATCATAAGGGCATTTACAGTACTTCCAGGGTCTTTTCCGTTAAACAAAACTTCATATGCCTCAAAGGTTATGGGCATGGTTACATTTCTTTTTTTAGCAAGATTGTATGCAGCTTTTGTGGTAGTAACCCCTTCCACCACCATTTTAACTTCTTTCATGGCCTCTTCCGGAGTTTTCCCCTGTCCTATAAGTATCCCGGCTCTTCTGTTTCTGCTGTGCATACTGGTACATGTAACAATAAGGTCACCTATTCCTGAAAGCCCTGCAAATGTCCGGGGATTTGCCCCCATGGAAATTCCCAGCCTTGATATTTCTGCCAATCCCCTTGTCATCAAAGCTGCCTTTGTATTATCCCCAAATCCTAATCCATCAGAAATACCGGCACACAGGGCTATAACATTTTTTAGCGCCCCGCCGATTTCCACCCCCACAATATCAGAATTTGTATATACCCTGAATAAAGGGGTCATAAAGATATCTTGTATAAATTCCGCCGCTCCTATATCCTCAGATGCTGCCACCACCGTAGTAGGAATACCATTTGCAACTTCTTCTGCATGACTTGGTCCTGATAAAGTAACTACATTGGCATCAGGTATCTCTTCACATATTACCTGTGATAATCTCAATCCCGTTTCTGTTTCAATTCCTTTAGAGCAGTTTACAATGATGGTATCTTTTTTTATGTAACTTGATATGTTTTTTGCATTTTCCCGTATAGTATGAGATGGCACAACCATCACCACTATTTTAGAATCATGCAAAGACTCTTCTATATCACCTGTACAAAATACTCCTTCAGGGATTTTTATTCCTGGAAGTTTTTCCTTGTGCTCTCTTAAATTATTTATCATATCTATTTCATCTTCAAAGCAAGACCACATTTTTACTTTATAACCTGACTTTGCAAGAAGAATTGCAAGTGCAGTTCCCCAGCTCCCCGCACCTATCATGGATATATTTTTATTCATTTATAAAAACCTCCCTGCCAAAAATCCTTATGTTTTTTTTGCACCCAGTTTTGACTCTTTCCCGTTTATAAGCCTTTCAATATTTGATTTATGCCTTGTAATAACAAGTAAACCTATCAAACCTGCAAATATGATATAAATAAATTCCTTCTCCATAAAAAACGAAACTGCCGGAAAAAGCATTGCTGCAACTATTGAGCCTAAAGAAACATACCTGGTTATAAGCACTATTAAAATAAAAAACGCCAAAAGTATAAGTCCAATGAGAGGCTTTGTGGTCATTATAACTGCAAAGGCTGTAAGAACCCCCTTCCCCCCTTTAAAACCAAAATACACCGGCCAGTTATGTCCTAATATTGCTCCTATTCCTCCTACCATAGCCCCAAAACTATCATGTATTTCTACCGCATCAGTCAGTATAATATTGCCAATTATGCATGCCAAAACACCTTTTAATACATCCCCTATTATAACAAAGATAGCCGGAAGCTTCCCAAGGGTTCTTAATGTATTTGTCATACCGGCATTTCCGCTTCCATGCTGCCTTACATCCACTTTATAAAACTTGCCTACAATTAAAGACGTATTTACACTTCCAAGGAGATAACCTATTAAAAAAGTTAAAACAGCCTTTATAACCATAAAATTATCCCTCACCCTTTTGTTTTAATTTAAATCTTATGGGAGTTCCTTCAAATCCAAAACTTTTCCTAAGCTGATTTTCTAAATACCTTTCATAGGAATAGTGCATAAGCTCTGCTCTGTTTACAAAAAGAATAAAGGTTGGCGGTTTTACAGAAGATTGGGTTATGTAGTATACTTTAAGCCTCCTGCCTTTATCTGAAGGTGGTTGTACCATTGCAATAGCTTCATTTAAAACATCGTTTAAAACTCCCGTCGCTATTCTTACTGATGCCTGACTGTGGACATATTCAATTAAATCATATAATTTATTAATTCTCAAACCTGTTTTTGCTGATATAAATAAAACAGGTGCATATGTCATAAAACTTAGCTTGTTGCGGATTTTCTCTGTATATTCTTCTAAAGTGCCGGTTTCTTTTTCAATTAAATCCCACTTATTAACCACAATTATTGATGCTTTACCCTGTTCATGGGCAAAACCCGCTATCTTTGTATCCTGTTCTGCAACCCCCTCCTGGGCATCTATCATAATAACACATACATCTGACCTTTCCACCGCAGTCCATGATCTTATAACACTATACTTTTCTATATTTTCGCGTATTTTGCTTTTTCTTCTTATTCCTGCAGTATCAATGAAGGTAAATTTTCCTTTCTCATTTTCCACATGCACATCTATAGCATCCCTTGTAGTTCCCGGAACATCACTTACAATAACTCTGTTTTCCCCTGTTATTTTATTTAAAAGGGAGGATTTGCCCACATTGGGCTTTCCAACTATAGCAACTTTAATAACATCGTCATCAGCTTCTTCTTCTTTTTCCTCAGGAAAATTTTTGTGTATTTCATCCAATAAATCTCCCATACCCAGTCCATGAATTGAAGATACTGCTATAAATTCCCCAAGTCCTAAATTATAAAACTCATAAATTTCAGCCGGGGGCTCCCCTATATTGTCAACTTTATTTACTGCTAAAATTACAGGTTTTTTTGTTTTCCTTAGCATAGATGCCACTTCCTTATCTGAAGGGGTAACACCATCTTTTAAATCAACTAAAAATACAATTACATCAGCTGTTTCAATAGCTATTTCAGCCTGATTTCTCATCTCAAGCATTATCTTATCCTGAGCATAAGGCTCTATCCCCCCGGTGTCAATAAGGGTAAACTTTCTGCCTCTCCACTCCACCTCTGTGTATATCCTGTCCCTGGTAACCCCTGGGGTATCTTCAACTATGGAAATTCTTTTTCCTGCTAAATAATTAAAAAAAGTAGATTTACCTACATTGGGTCTTCCAATAATTGCAACAATAGGTTTTGCCAACTTACTTACCTCCCTCAAATAACACACTATGCTGTACAAATCCTGTTATAGTTACATTTTGTCCACAAAAATCATTTTTTATTTTACAATACTACAAATTATAATACTACAAAAACAATTCCAATCCTTTTACCTTAAGAAAAAAGCAGCAGTTTTTACCTGCTGCCTTTTTTCTATTCAACACTTATTACCTCAATTGATTTCTTTTCACCTTTATGTTTTACTGTATAGTGTCCACACTCTTTACATACTCTGTGAAGCATTTTTAATTCGTGGCAATGTGGGCATTCTACTAAATTAGGTGCAGATAATTTCCACTGGGATCTTCTCTTCCCTGTCCTTGCCTTAGACCATTTTCGCTTTTGAACTGCCATTTATTACACCTCCTCATATTCATACAATAGGCACTTGTACATAAAATTAATTATTTTCCTGATTCTTAAAAAAATCTCCCAAAGCTTCCAAACGCAAGTCTATTTCTTCGTTTTTACAATTGCAAGTTTCTTCATTAAGATTAGCCCCGCAGTAAGGACAAAGCCCCCTGCACTCTTTTCTGCATACCTGCTTTGCCGGAAGATTTAATATTATATTGTCCTTAAAGACTTTTTCAAGCTCAACATATTTACCCCTATATGTATAAGCTTCTTCTTCACCTTTTCCCTCTTCAAAAAAATCTTCCTTAATGTCTGTATTTATTTCAGCTTCCACATCATTTAAGCATCTTGAACACTTTGATTTATACAAAGTACTTAATTTACCTTTAAGCTTTAAAACCCCTCCACTGTTCAAAATGCTGCCTTTAAATTTAACAGGTGATTCAAAACTTAAATCATCTGCGATGGCGTTTAAACCCTCCATCAATTGATTTATTTCAATTGGCAACTCACCGCCATCAGTTTTTAATATACCGCTTATATCAAATATCATATCTTCACCTCATAAACCAACAGTGAATATTATACTAGCAATTATACCCCGTGTCAAGAATTAAAAAACTAAAAAAAGCTGCCCACTTATCTATTAGTGTAGCAGCTCTCCATAAAATATTACCGGAAATTTATACGTTTTCGTCACCTTATCCTATTCGTACACCTTATCCTAAATATTAAATATCATTGCTTCTACTTATACTCTAACTCTATAATATAATTTTCTAATTCATCAGAAGATTCCATGGATTTATTAGATGACAACAAAACCTTAGTGCCGTTACCGTTCCAAAGAACCCTCCACCATATGTCACTTGGATTATTTACCATTTTATATATGGTAGTGCTGTCCTTTATTCCTTTGCCGGAAAGAGTTGCAACTTTAACATCAATGCTGCCT
The genomic region above belongs to Acetivibrio saccincola and contains:
- the spoIVA gene encoding stage IV sporulation protein A, with product MEKYNIYQQISERTQGDIYIGVVGPVRTGKSTFIKRFMDLLVIPNIENEYSKGRAKDELPQSASGRTIMTTEPKFVPNEAVEIVLDENIKFKVRLVDCVGYMVKGAVGHMENDAPRMVSTPWFDHQVPFVEAAEVGTKKVINDHSTIGLVVTTDGSITDIEREDYVEAEERVINELKEINKPFIVLLNSTSPGDVETESLRQELEEKYQVPVVAVNCAQLKIEDLNNIMESVLLEFPIREIGINIPKWIESLEDEYWLKVDMINAVRDVFDGIERIREIKGAVEKFDEYEFIKKAYVDNINLGSGNALVEINVEDGLFYRVLSEMTEIEISGEHKLISLMKDLARVKKEYDKIEYALNDVKLKGYGIVTPQISELTLEQPEIVKHGSRFGVKLRASAPSIHMIRADIETEIAPLVGTEKQSEELVNYLLKEFEGEPEKLWQSNIFGKSLHELVSEGLQNKLGRMPEDAQLKLQETLQKIINEGSGGLICIIL
- a CDS encoding NAD(P)H-dependent glycerol-3-phosphate dehydrogenase, whose protein sequence is MNKNISMIGAGSWGTALAILLAKSGYKVKMWSCFEDEIDMINNLREHKEKLPGIKIPEGVFCTGDIEESLHDSKIVVMVVPSHTIRENAKNISSYIKKDTIIVNCSKGIETETGLRLSQVICEEIPDANVVTLSGPSHAEEVANGIPTTVVAASEDIGAAEFIQDIFMTPLFRVYTNSDIVGVEIGGALKNVIALCAGISDGLGFGDNTKAALMTRGLAEISRLGISMGANPRTFAGLSGIGDLIVTCTSMHSRNRRAGILIGQGKTPEEAMKEVKMVVEGVTTTKAAYNLAKKRNVTMPITFEAYEVLFNGKDPGSTVNALMMRNKKDEMF
- the plsY gene encoding glycerol-3-phosphate 1-O-acyltransferase PlsY → MVIKAVLTFLIGYLLGSVNTSLIVGKFYKVDVRQHGSGNAGMTNTLRTLGKLPAIFVIIGDVLKGVLACIIGNIILTDAVEIHDSFGAMVGGIGAILGHNWPVYFGFKGGKGVLTAFAVIMTTKPLIGLILLAFFILIVLITRYVSLGSIVAAMLFPAVSFFMEKEFIYIIFAGLIGLLVITRHKSNIERLINGKESKLGAKKT
- the der gene encoding ribosome biogenesis GTPase Der produces the protein MAKPIVAIIGRPNVGKSTFFNYLAGKRISIVEDTPGVTRDRIYTEVEWRGRKFTLIDTGGIEPYAQDKIMLEMRNQAEIAIETADVIVFLVDLKDGVTPSDKEVASMLRKTKKPVILAVNKVDNIGEPPAEIYEFYNLGLGEFIAVSSIHGLGMGDLLDEIHKNFPEEKEEEADDDVIKVAIVGKPNVGKSSLLNKITGENRVIVSDVPGTTRDAIDVHVENEKGKFTFIDTAGIRRKSKIRENIEKYSVIRSWTAVERSDVCVIMIDAQEGVAEQDTKIAGFAHEQGKASIIVVNKWDLIEKETGTLEEYTEKIRNKLSFMTYAPVLFISAKTGLRINKLYDLIEYVHSQASVRIATGVLNDVLNEAIAMVQPPSDKGRRLKVYYITQSSVKPPTFILFVNRAELMHYSYERYLENQLRKSFGFEGTPIRFKLKQKGEG
- the rpmF gene encoding 50S ribosomal protein L32, yielding MAVQKRKWSKARTGKRRSQWKLSAPNLVECPHCHELKMLHRVCKECGHYTVKHKGEKKSIEVISVE
- a CDS encoding YceD family protein, with protein sequence MIFDISGILKTDGGELPIEINQLMEGLNAIADDLSFESPVKFKGSILNSGGVLKLKGKLSTLYKSKCSRCLNDVEAEINTDIKEDFFEEGKGEEEAYTYRGKYVELEKVFKDNIILNLPAKQVCRKECRGLCPYCGANLNEETCNCKNEEIDLRLEALGDFFKNQENN